A window of Plutella xylostella chromosome 19, ilPluXylo3.1, whole genome shotgun sequence contains these coding sequences:
- the LOC105390301 gene encoding translin-associated factor X-interacting protein 1 yields MSEKPRITILDGGFSSQISCYVGDRVDGDPLWTARFLQTHPKEVVRAHLDFLKAGADVLLTDTYQASVPGFVRYLYLAPPEAYKLLGYAVELAKQARAKYLEEKAVSTDRIPLIAGSVGPYGAHLHDGSEYNGSYADTTSKETMIEWHRPRVQALVEAGVDLLALETIPCEKEAEALLDLLKEFPNTKAWMSFSCKDGKSLAHGEDFQTVIKKCWDSNPKQLIAMGVNCCNPHFVETLFKGVNDDRMESPIPFVVYPNSGEKYNSELGWVDRDKCDSLDTFVDKWLDLGVRYVGGCCRTYAEDISKIKKARVFGISVRKKDRDNQWKLILRDNDDLQDQNVKLKSEIAKLKKELGKIKDEKFSDYLNLMLERDARYTLYYQNLELELKLKELDGSRASVDESYGDPIILRIALDRCREQLAVTQSSLVKITEEYADTVPRRDFDKLEAKYHDMNNFNESLRRDLDKLQQKFNRLLSLKKSTDEELTEIKDRCRELERAGTPRPQWDLCADFIGGGRDRWRQLASALSSRDILRVLLKELGPAAESDHLEHFDGLGCDPIIPPYLRYEGKVRNLRLSRREISVIINDIWLGKLESGKSLSMQDYVTKYFEDRYQQPSVRAEWAYNLCSGAEQMLDEPQVKLFWGVLHGHLSEDIYWGLRAEWHILKDNLYIQSKDDETITVDEFEKVAKTTFPLKSEVDIKNLLDVVKKQLKLKLNHNEINLDKLFYENEEGIDRVEFARELYRQRQVAQDKYIREIVAELGGKNAPNKMISVENLKRAFAIVDPAIDHIRMERNVRWAFSNKTSDIDSIAPLPLKTLASRLAAGDIERVGPRYKGAKRRIIYK; encoded by the exons ATGTCGGAGAAGCCGAGAATTACCATATTGGATGGAGGGTTCTCGTCCCAGATATCGTGCTACGTGGGCGACCGGGTGGACGGCGACCCGCTGTGGACGGCGCGCTTCCTGCAGACGCACCCCAAGGAGGTGGTCCGCGCGCACCTCGACTTCCTGAAGGCGGGCGCGGACGTGCTGCTCACCGACACGTACCAGGCCTCCGTGCCCGGCTTCGTGCGGTACCTGTACCTGGCGCCGCCCGAGGCCTACAAGCTGCTGGGCTACGCCGTGGAACTCGCCAAACAAGCAAGAGCCAAGTATTTAGAAGAGAAAGCTGTGAGCACCGACCGCATACCGCTCATTGCAGGCTCCGTCGGCCCATATGGAGCCCACTTACACGACGGCTCAGAGTATAATGGAAGCTATGCGGACACCACCTCCAAGGAAACCATGATTGAGTGGCACCGGCCTCGGGTCCAGGCGCTGGTGGAGGCCGGCGTGGACCTCCTGGCCCTCGAGACCATCCCGTGCGAGAAGGAGGCCGAGGCCTTGCTGGACCTGCTCAAGGAGTTTCCCAACACCAAAGCCTGGATGTCTTTCAGCTGTAAGGATGGAAAAAGTCTAGCTCACGGAGAAGACTTTCAAACtgtgataaaaaaatgctgGGACTCAAATCCCAAACAATTAATCGCAATGGGGGTCAACTGCTGCAACCCTCATTTTGTTGAAACATTATTCAAAGGAGTTAATGATGACAGGATGGAATCTCCAATACCTTTTGTGGTGTACCCCAACTCGGGAGAGAAATACAACTCGGAGCTGGGCTGGGTGGACCGCGACAAGTGTGACAGCTTGGACACATTTGTGGACAAGTGGCTGGACCTCGGAGTCAGATATGTGGGAGGGTGCTGCAGGACTTATGCTGAAGATATcagcaaaataaaaaaagct AGAGTTTTTGGTATTTCTGTTAGAAAAAAAGACAGAGATAATCAATGGAAACTAATATTACGTGACAATGACGATCTTCAGGatcaaaatgttaaattaaaatcagaAATAGCAAAGTTGAAGAAAGAGTTGGGCAAG atAAAGGATGAAAAGTTTTcagattatttaaatttaatgctAGAACGGGATGCACGATATACCTTATACTATCAGAACTTGGAGCTAGAATTAAAACTCAAAGAACTTGATGGATCTCGGGCATCTGTTGACGAATCTTACGGAGATCCTATAATTTTGAGAATCGCATTAGATCGATGTCG AGAACAGTTGGCAGTCACACAATCAAGTCTGGTAAAAATTACAGAAGAATATGCAGATACAGTTCCCAGAAGAGATTTTGATAAACTGGAAGCTAAATATCATGAtatgaataattttaatgaatctCTAAGAAGAGATTTGGACAAGTTACAACAGAAATTCAATCGTCTGCTAA GCCTCAAAAAGAGCACTGATGAAGAGTTAACTGAGATAAAGGACCGATGCAGAGAGCTAGAGCGCGCCGGCACCCCGCGCCCCCAGTGGGATTTGTGTGCTGACTTCATAGGAGGCGGCCGCGATCG ATGGAGGCAACTTGCAAGTGCTCTATCATCAAGAGACATTCTAAGGGTGCTCCTGAAAGAATTAGGCCCAGCAGCGGAGAGTGACCATTTGGAACATTTTGATGGACtg GGATGCGATCCAATAATACCTCCATATCTTCGCTACGAAGGCAAAGTGCGAAATCTCAGACTGTCCCGACGGGAAATCagtgttattattaatgacaTATGGTTGGGAAAACTGGAGAGTGGAAAATCTTTATCTATGCAGGATTACGTTACCAAATATTTTGAAGATAG GTACCAGCAACCCTCAGTAAGAGCCGAGTGGGCCTACAACCTGTGCTCTGGTGCAGAACAGATGCTAGATGAACCTCAGGTGAAACTGTTCTGGGGAGTACTCCATGGCCATCTCAGTGAAGATATCTACTGGGGCCTTCGAGCAGAATGGCATATTCTAAAGGATAACTTGTATATACAGAGTAAAGATGATGAG ACCATAACAGTAGATGAATTCGAAAAAGTAGCGAAGACAACGTTCCCAttgaaaagtgaagttgataTTAAGAATTTACTTGACGTTGTTAAAAAACAGTTGAAACTTAAGTTGAAtcataatgaaattaatttggACAAATTGTTTTATGAG AATGAAGAAGGGATTGATCGAGTTGAATTTGCCCGTGAGCTATATCGACAGAGACAAGTGGCTCAAGACAAGTACATACGAGAAATAGTAGCAGAGCTTGGTGGAAAAAATGCCCCAAATAAAATGATCAGTGTGGAAAACTTAAAACGAGCGTTTGCTATTGTTGATCCTGCCATAG ATCACATTCGGATGGAAAGGAATGTGCGTTGGgcattttcaaataaaacctCAGACATTGACAGTATCGCACCGTTACCCTTAAAAACCCTAGCATCTAGATTGGCAGCCGGTGATATCGAAAGAGTTGGTCCTAGATATAAAGGCGCTAAGCGCCGTATTATTtacaagtaa